Genomic segment of Xanthobacter dioxanivorans:
AGGCGCGCCACAGGCCCGGCTCCACCTGGGCGAGGGTGAGGGTGCGCAGGGCGCCCGAGGGGGTGGTGACGGTGGCCTGGGGCACGCTCTCGCCCATGGTCTGGCGTTCCACCACCAGGTCGCGGCCGGAGACGGTGAGCTTCAGCCGCTCCTCCTCCAGATCCGGCTCCTTCATGAGCCAGTGGGAGAGGCGGCGCAGAAGGTCGATGTGCGGGCCGCCGCCCTCGTAGCCGCGCGCCCACAGCCAGATGTGGTCCGACAGCAGGAGGGCGACGCGGCCCTCGCCGACCCGGTCCACCAGCAGCACCGGCTTGTCGCCGGGGGCGCTCATCAGGCTGGTGCCGGAGCGGGCCTGGGCGTCGATCACCCGGAAGAAGCGGCTCCAGTGGGGCGGATCGCTCTCCGAGCCCGGCAGGGCGCGGGTGACCGGATGGCGCTTGCCGGGGTCGGTGAGGCGGGCGTGGAACGCGCCTTCCGTCGCCTCGCCTCTCGGCACGCCCGGCAGGATCTCTTCCAGCGGCGTGTTGTAGAGCGAGCCCGTGTCGATGAAGTCGGTGCCGGCCGCCACCAGCACCGCGCCGCCGGCGCGGACGTAGCGCACGATGTTGTCGAAATAGACCTGCGGCAGCACCCCCTGCTGGGAGTAGCGGTCGAAGATGATGAGGTCGAAATCCTTGATCTTGGTCTGGAACAGTTCGCGCGTCGGGAAGGCGATGAGCGACAGTTCGTTGATGGGCGTGCCGTCCTGCTTCTCCGGCGGGCGCAGGATGGTGAAGTGGACGAGGTCCACGTTGGCGTCGCTCTTCAAAAGGTTCCGCCAGGTGCGCTCGCCCACGTTGGGCTCGCCGGAGACGAGGAGCACGCGCAGCTTGTCGCGCACGCCGTCGATGGAGACGGCGGTGCGGTTGTTCACCGGCGTCAGCTCGCCGGCCAGCGGCGGCACCTCGAACTCGACGATGTTGGCGCCGGCATGGGTGATGTCCACCTCCACGCTGGCGCTGCGCCCGGTGGTGACGATGGGCCGGGCGATGACCTCGCCGTCGCGGCGGATGGTGACGGGCACGCGGGCGTCGGCGGCGGTGCCTTCGTCGGTGACCCTGTAGGTGATGGTCTGCTTCTGGCCGACGATGCCGAAGCGCGGCGTCTTCTCCAGCGCCACCCGCCGGTCGCGCTCGCCGGCGCGGCCGGTGATCAGCGCGTGGATGGGCGCGGAGAAGCCGAGGGCCTGGGGCTTTTCGGGCGTGTCGTGCACCCGCCCGTCGGTGATCATGATGGCGCCGGCGACGCGCTCCGGCGGCACGTCGGCAAGGCCCGCCGAGAGGGCCGAGAACAGGCGCGTGCCGTCCGCCGAGCCGTCGCCGCTGTCGGCGTCGATGGTGCGGACCTCGACCCCGGAGAGCTGGCCGAGGCGGGCGGTGAGGGCGGCGCGGGCGGCCTCCGTCTGCTGCGTGCGGTCGCCGAAGGACTGGCTGGCGCTGCGGTCCACCACCACCGCCACCACCGAGCTCAGGGGCTCGCGCTCCTCGCGGGTGAAGGAGGGGTTCGACAGGGCCAGCAGGCCGACCGCCAGCGCCAGGGCGCGGAACACGGCGCCGCGGGTGCGGGAGAACAGCAGGAGCCCCGCCAGCACCAGCGCCACCGCCGCGATGGCGATGAGCACCGGGAGGGAGACGAACGGGGAGAAGGTGAGGCCGTAGCTCATGCCCGGTCACCCGCGCGCGGTCGGCGATGCGGCCTCATTGCCCGAGCCTTTCCAGCAGGGCCGGCACGTGCACCTGGTCCGCCTTGTAGTTTCCGGTCAGCACATACATCACCATGTTGGCCCCGGCGCGGAAGGCGATCTCGCGCTGGCGCGGCTCGCCGGGGGTGAGGGGCAGCAGCGGATCGCCGTTGCGCGAGACCGCCCAGGCGCCGGCCAGGTCGTTGGAGGTGATGATGACGGGGGAGACGCCGTCGCCGGCGCGGGCCGGGCGGTCCGCGTCGTCGTCGCGGGCGGTGGGCAGGGCCTCCACCCAGGTCGTGCCGCCGGTGAAGCGGCCTGGGAAGTCCTTGAGCAGGTAGAAGGCCTTGGTGAGCACGTGGTCGCGCGGCACCGGCTCCAGCTCGGGAATGTCGAGGCGGGAGAGGATCTCCTTCAGCCGGGCGCCCGCCGCGGTGAGCGGCGCGCCCGGGGCCCCGCCCGATTCGATGGCGTCGCGGGTGTCGAAGATCACCGTTCCGCCCTGCTTCATGTAGGCGTCGATGCGGGCGAGCACGGCCGGAGGCGGCACCTGCGTGTCGGGCAGGATCGGCCAGTAGAGCAGGGGGAAGAAGGCCAGCTCGTCCTTGGCGATATCCACCCCCATGGCCTCGCCCGCCTGCAGCGCCGTGCGCTGGCCGAGGAAGGTGGCGAGGCCGTCGAGGCCGGCGCGGGAGATGTCGTCCACCTCGCCAATGCCGGTGGCCACATAGGCGAAGCGCGTCTGCACCGTGGCCTTGAGGGCGAAGTCGGCATCGTCGGCGCGGGCGGGGGCGGGCCCCGCGGCGAGGCCGGCACCGAGGACGAAGGCCACGAGAACGGCCGCGGCGGCGCCGCGCTTCACGCCGCTCCCGGCCCCGGGGCCGCCCATGCGCGACAGGCCGCCGGCGAGGAACAGCACGGCGAGCGCGTCCAGCAGCAGCAGCCCCATGGCGCCGACGAGAATGCTGCCGCGCAGGTCGCGCGGCGCGCTGTCCTGCAGCGGCTCCACCCGGCCGCCGAGGGCGGAAAGGTCGAGGCGCTTCGGCCGGTCGTCCGGCAAAAGCGCGTTCACCGCCAGGAGCCCGTCGGGCGGGCCGTAGAAACCGGGGGGATGGTCGGCGCCGGCGCGGCCGGCATAATTGGAGGGCAGGGCATGCACGGTCGGGTCGGCGGGCCGGAAGGTGCCGAAGCCGTCCAGCACCCGTGCCGGGGGCAGGGCGGCCACGTCCGGCCGGTTGGCGGCGCGGGCGGCGGCGTCGGCCGGCGCGGCCTCGGCCGGGGGCGGGGCATCGGACAGGGCGATCACGCGGCGCAGCATTTCCACGAAGGTGCCGGACAGGGGCAGGTTGGACCAGGACGTGTCGCCGGTCACATGGAACAGCACCAGCGCGCCCTTGCCCCGCCGTACACCGGTGACCAGGGGGGTGCCGTCGGCCAGCGTCGCCCAGGTGCGTTCGCCCAGCGTCCCGTCCGGCTCGGCCAGCACCTGCCGGTTCACCGTCACGTCGTCGGGCAGGCGCACGTCGCGGAACGGCCCTTCGGGGGTGAGGGCGCCGAGCTTCTGCGGCGTCTCCCACGACAGGGAGCCGCCGAGCACGCGTCCGCCCCGCCGCAGCTTCACTGGCAACAGGTCGTCCTGCGCGTTGGCGAGGCGCGGGCCGGCGAAGCGGATGAGCACGCCGCCCTCCTCCACGAAGCGGGCGAGGCGGGTGCGGGTGGCGGGCGGGATGGTGCCCACGTCGGTCAGCACCAGCACCGGCAGGCGCTGCTCCAGGAAGCGATTGATGTTCTCCGTCGCCGACCCGCTCTCGGCCACCCTCAGGTCGGCGAACGGCCCGAGGGCGCGGGAGAGGTAGTAGGTCGGCGCGAGCAGGGGCTGGCCGGTGTCCGTGCTGGTGCCCGAGACGATGCCGACGGTCCTCCGCCGCCACCTTTTGTCGAGGAGCTGCACCGCACCGGCCGAGTGCTCGCCGGAAATCTCCAGCCGCGCCACCTCGTTGCGGATTTCCACCGGCATGTCGAAGCGGGCTTCCGTCTCGCTCGAGCCCTCGGGGAAGGTGAAGGGGACCTCGCCGAGGGAGAGGCCGCGCATGTCCCGCGCCGCCACCTGCCCGGCGCGGGGAGCGCCGCCGTCCGGGCGCAGCACCTTCACGGTGAGCGCCTCGGCGCCGTTGTCCGCCCCGGCCAAGGCGAGGGGGGCGGCGACGCCACCGCCCACCACCAGCAGCCGGCCGGCGCCGCCGAGGGCGGCGAAGCCCTGGGCGAGGTCCGGGTCGGCGCCGAGGTCCACGCCATCGCAGATGAACACGATGCCGGCCTCCGGCTCGCCGCCGAGCACCCGCTGGGCCAGCGCCAGGGCCTCGCGGCGGGCCGGCCCGTAGGGCACCGGCTCCAGCGAGCGCAGGCGATCGCGGGCGGCGGCGGGGGTGAGGAGGGTGGCGTCCCGCGGCACGTCGCCGGTGGGAATGAGGGCGACGCCGCGCCCGTTGGTTTCCGCTTCGTCGATCAGCGCGCCGGCGGCGTTGCGCCGGGCGTCCCAGCTCGCCGCCGCCGGCCAGCCCTGGTCGATGATCAGCACCAGCGGCCCGCCGCGCGCGGGCGCCGCCGCCGGCGGGTTCCAGATGGGTCCGGCCGCGGCGAGGATGATGAGCGCCGCCAGCAGCAGCCGCAGCGCGGTGAGCCACCACGGCGTGCGCGCCGCGCTCTCTTCCTTGGGCGCGATGCCGAGGAGCAGGCGCATGGGCGGGAAGGCCATTTCGCGCGGCTTCGGCGGCACCACGCGCAGCAGGAACCACAGCAGCGGCAAAGCGAGGAAGGCCGTGAGCAGCAGTGGGGCGGAAAAGGCGAGGGGGAGGCCGAACATCAGGCGGGACCTCGCGAGACAAAGGCGCGTCCGCCGCCCTTGGGCGCGGCGGACGCGGTGCCGCCGGCGCCCATGCGCATATGGAGGGCGAGCAGCAGCTCGCTCGCCGGGCGGTCGGTACGGTGCACGGTGAAGCTCCAGCCCAGCCGCTCGGCGGCGGCGCGGATGCGGGCGCGGTGCTCCACCAGCTTCAGGTCATAGTCGGCGCGCCAGCTTTCCGCCCGGCCGACGGTGAGCCGGTCGCCGCTCTCCGGTTCGCGGAACTCAATGCGGCCGGAGAAGGGGAAGGTCTCCTCCGCCGGATCCACGATCTGCACCAGATGGCCCTGCGCCCCGGAGGCCGCGAGCAGCTCGATGCGCTCCGCCACCTCCGACGCCGGGCTCCAGAAGTCGCCGAGCAGCACGATCTCCGACAAGGGCGAGGGGGCGAAGGGCGGCGGCAGGCTGGCCGGCAGGCGCGGGGCGAGCACCACCGATTCGGCCATGCGCTCGGCGATGCGGCGGTTGGCGGACGGGCGCATCATCTCCGGCATGCCCACGCGCTCGCCGCCCTTGACCAGCAGCTCGGCCAAAGCGAAGGCGATGATGAGGGCGCGCTCGCGCTTCGGTGCCTGCCCGCGGGAGGCATAGTCCATGGACGGGGACAGATCGGGCCAGATCCACACCGTGTGGGCCGCCTCCCATTCGCGCTCGCGCACATAAAGATGGTCGTCGCGCGCCGAGCGCCGCCAGTCCACGCGGTTGGCGGGCTCGCCGTCGATGAAGCGGCGGTACTGCCAGAAATTCTCGCCCGAGCCGGCGCGCCGGCGCCCGTGCAGTCCGTGCTGCACGGTGAGCGCGATGCGCCGCGCCTCCAGAACCAGGCGCGGCATGGCGGCGGCAAGGTCCGCGGCGGCAAGGGC
This window contains:
- a CDS encoding DUF4159 domain-containing protein; its protein translation is MFGLPLAFSAPLLLTAFLALPLLWFLLRVVPPKPREMAFPPMRLLLGIAPKEESAARTPWWLTALRLLLAALIILAAAGPIWNPPAAAPARGGPLVLIIDQGWPAAASWDARRNAAGALIDEAETNGRGVALIPTGDVPRDATLLTPAAARDRLRSLEPVPYGPARREALALAQRVLGGEPEAGIVFICDGVDLGADPDLAQGFAALGGAGRLLVVGGGVAAPLALAGADNGAEALTVKVLRPDGGAPRAGQVAARDMRGLSLGEVPFTFPEGSSETEARFDMPVEIRNEVARLEISGEHSAGAVQLLDKRWRRRTVGIVSGTSTDTGQPLLAPTYYLSRALGPFADLRVAESGSATENINRFLEQRLPVLVLTDVGTIPPATRTRLARFVEEGGVLIRFAGPRLANAQDDLLPVKLRRGGRVLGGSLSWETPQKLGALTPEGPFRDVRLPDDVTVNRQVLAEPDGTLGERTWATLADGTPLVTGVRRGKGALVLFHVTGDTSWSNLPLSGTFVEMLRRVIALSDAPPPAEAAPADAAARAANRPDVAALPPARVLDGFGTFRPADPTVHALPSNYAGRAGADHPPGFYGPPDGLLAVNALLPDDRPKRLDLSALGGRVEPLQDSAPRDLRGSILVGAMGLLLLDALAVLFLAGGLSRMGGPGAGSGVKRGAAAAVLVAFVLGAGLAAGPAPARADDADFALKATVQTRFAYVATGIGEVDDISRAGLDGLATFLGQRTALQAGEAMGVDIAKDELAFFPLLYWPILPDTQVPPPAVLARIDAYMKQGGTVIFDTRDAIESGGAPGAPLTAAGARLKEILSRLDIPELEPVPRDHVLTKAFYLLKDFPGRFTGGTTWVEALPTARDDDADRPARAGDGVSPVIITSNDLAGAWAVSRNGDPLLPLTPGEPRQREIAFRAGANMVMYVLTGNYKADQVHVPALLERLGQ
- a CDS encoding DUF58 domain-containing protein; translation: MSAGQPQVPDAAHRSVEQAALAAADLAAAMPRLVLEARRIALTVQHGLHGRRRAGSGENFWQYRRFIDGEPANRVDWRRSARDDHLYVREREWEAAHTVWIWPDLSPSMDYASRGQAPKRERALIIAFALAELLVKGGERVGMPEMMRPSANRRIAERMAESVVLAPRLPASLPPPFAPSPLSEIVLLGDFWSPASEVAERIELLAASGAQGHLVQIVDPAEETFPFSGRIEFREPESGDRLTVGRAESWRADYDLKLVEHRARIRAAAERLGWSFTVHRTDRPASELLLALHMRMGAGGTASAAPKGGGRAFVSRGPA